One part of the Vitis riparia cultivar Riparia Gloire de Montpellier isolate 1030 chromosome 8, EGFV_Vit.rip_1.0, whole genome shotgun sequence genome encodes these proteins:
- the LOC117920455 gene encoding cation/H(+) antiporter 20, translating into MTVNITSISTSSNGIWQGDNPLDFAFPLLIVQTTLILALSRFLAFLLKPLRQPKVIAEIIGGILLGPSALGRNQNYLHRIFPSWSTPILESVASIGLLFFLFLVGLELDLSSIRRSGRKALSIATVGITLPFVCGVGVAFVLRKSVDGADKAGYGTFLVFMGVALSITAFPVLARILAELKLLTTRVGETAMAAAAFNDVVAWILLALAVALAGDGEGGEHKSPLISVWVLLSGVAFVIFMMVVIKPAMSWVARRSPDSHSVDEAYICLTLAGVMVSGFVTDLIGIHSIFGAFVFGLTIPKGGGFSERLIERIEDFVTGLLLPLYFASSGLKTNVAKIRGLEAWGLLVLVITTACAGKIVGTFVVAMMCMIPARESLTLGVLMNTKGLVELIVLNIGKEKKVLNDEMFAILVLMALFTTFMTTPIVMTIYKPVRGGPTRTHRRLRDFSSVDSSKNDLRILACVHGPGNVPSLISLIEATRSAKKSQLKLYVMRLVELTERSSSIIMVQRARKNGFPFINRFRRGQSDDRVEVAFEAYGQLGRVSVRPTTAISSLSTMHEDICHVAEEKRATMVILPFHKQWKGEGSESMENMGNGWRGVNQRVLKNSPCSVAVLVDRGFGSGPQQTRGPTSTVTQRICILFFGGPDDREALELGARMAEHPAVKVTVIRFVEKDGSDSKDIILRPSPEKCDEQSYSFSTAAMDRQKEKELDEIATAEFKSRWGGLVEYVEKVASNVVEGVLAIGKSGDYDLVVVGKGRFPSTMVAELAERQAEHAELGPIGDILASSGQGIVSSVLVIQQHDIAHAEEVPVSKVVNSKDATSNGDDGPSKRREVTNDCV; encoded by the exons ATGACAGTCAACATAACCTCCATTAGCACATCGTCCAACGGAATCTGGCAAGGTGATAATCCCTTGGATTTCGCCTTCCCGTTGTTAATAGTTCAAACTACCTTGATCCTCGCCCTCAGTCGCTTCCTTGCATTTCTTCTTAAACCCCTCCGTCAACCCAAAGTCATTGCAGAGATTATT GGTGGGATTTTACTTGGACCCTCTGCTTTGGGGCGAAACCAGAATTACTTGCACCGAATTTTTCCGAGTTGGAGCACTCCGATACTGGAATCTGTGGCAAGTATAGGGCTTctgttttttctcttccttgtgGGTCTCGAATTGGATCTCAGCTCCATTCGTCGGAGCGGCAGAAAAGCCCTCAGTATAGCGACGGTCGGAATTACTCTTCCTTTTGTCTGCGGCGTAGGGGTCGCCTTTGTACTTCGGAAAAGTGTTGACGGAGCCGACAAAGCCGGTTATGGTACCTTCCTCGTGTTCATGGGAGTGGCCCTTTCTATTACCGCCTTCCCCGTCCTCGCTCGTATATTGGCTGAACTCAAACTACTCACCACCCGGGTGGGTGAGACCGCCATGGCCGCCGCTGCGTTCAACGACGTGGTTGCGTGGATTTTGCTGGCTCTGGCAGTGGCTCTCGCCGGCGACGGAGAAGGTGGAGAACACAAGAGCCCATTAATATCAGTGTGGGTCCTCCTCTCTGGTGTtgcttttgttattttcatgatGGTAGTGATAAAGCCGGCGATGAGTTGGGTAGCTCGGCGCTCGCCGGACAGCCACTCAGTAGACGAAGCCTATATATGCTTGACCCTTGCGGGAGTAATGGTGTCGGGATTTGTGACGGATCTGATAGGAATCCACTCCATATTTGGCGCGTTTGTGTTCGGACTAACCATTCCGAAAGGAGGAGGATTTTCAGAAAGACTGATAGAGAGGATAGAAGACTTTGTAACAGGGTTGCTTCTTCCACTATACTTCGCGTCGAGCGGGTTAAAGACGAACGTTGCTAAAATACGGGGTTTGGAGGCGTGGGGACTATTGGTGCTGGTGATCACAACGGCATGTGCAGGCAAGATTGTCGGAACCTTCGTGGTGGCCATGATGTGTATGATTCCCGCAAGGGAATCCCTCACGCTGGGTGTGTTGATGAATACCAAAGGCTTAGTTGAGCTTATTGTTCTCAACATCGGAAAGGAGAAGAAG GTCCTCAACGACGAGATGTTTGCAATTCTAGTCCTTATGGCATtattcaccaccttcatgaCAACTCCGATAGTGATGACCATTTACAAACCGGTACGTGGAGGCCCCACTCGCACTCACCGGAGATTACGCGACTTCTCCAGCGTTGACAGCTCCAAAAACGACCTCCGAATCCTGGCCTGCGTCCACGGGCCCGGAAACGTGCCTTCACTCATCAGCCTCATAGAGGCTACTCGGAGCGCTAAGAAATCTCAACTCAAACTATATGTAATGCGTCTGGTTGAGCTCACTGAGAGATCCTCCTCCATCATTATGGTCCAACGCGCCCGAAAGAATGGGTTCCCCTTCATCAACCGCTTCCGCCGGGGCCAGTCAGACGACCGAGTTGAGGTTGCATTTGAAGCGTACGGTCAATTGGGTCGAGTCTCAGTGCGACCAACCACGGCCATCTCATCATTATCCACTATGCACGAGGACATTTGCCATGTGGCTGAAGAAAAGAGGGCGACCATGGTTATCTTGCCCTTCCACAAGCAGTGGAAAGGAGAGGGCTCCGAGTCGATGGAGAACATGGGTAACGGTTGGAGAGGGGTTAATCAGAGGGTCCTCAAGAACTCGCCTTGTTCGGTGGCTGTCCTTGTGGACCGTGGATTTGGGAGTGGGCCACAGCAGACACGTGGGCCCACCTCTACTGTCACTCAACGGATTTGTATATTGTTCTTTGGTGGGCCGGATGACCGCGAGGCTTTGGAGTTGGGTGCAAGAATGGCTGAGCACCCAGCGGTTAAGGTGACCGTAATAAGGTTCGTTGAAAAAGACGGTTCAGACAGTAAAGACATTATTTTACGGCCTTCTCCAGAAAAATGCGATGAGCAGAGCTATAGCTTCTCAACCGCCGCCATGGACCGCCAGAAGGAGAAG GAGTTGGACGAGATTGCGACGGCGGAGTTCAAGAGCAGGTGGGGAGGGTTGGTGGAGTACGTAGAGAAGGTGGCGAGCAACGTCGTGGAGGGAGTGTTGGCAATAGGGAAGAGTGGGGATTACGATCTGGTGGTGGTGGGCAAGGGTCGATTCCCGTCGACAATGGTAGCGGAACTGGCGGAACGGCAAGCGGAGCACGCAGAGTTAGGGCCGATTGGAGACATATTGGCGTCGTCGGGACAGGGGATTGTGTCCTCCGTGCTTGTAATTCAGCAACACGATATAGCTCATGCAGAGGAAGTTCCGGTGTCTAAGGTAGTCAACAGTAAGGATGCTACAAGCAACGGTGATGATGGACCCTCTAAAAGGAGAGAAGTCACAAATGACTGTGTGTGA
- the LOC117919668 gene encoding histone H4 — MSGRGKGGKGLGKGGAKRHRKVLRDNIQGITKPAIRRLARRGGVKRISGLIYEETRGVLKIFLENVIRDAVTYTEHARRKTVTAMDVVYALKRQGRTLYGFGG; from the coding sequence ATGTCGGGTCGTGGAAAGGGAGGAAAGGGGTTGGGCAAAGGAGGAGCTAAGAGGCACAGGAAGGTGCTCCGAGATAACATTCAGGGTATCACCAAGCCTGCTATTCGTCGTTTGGCGAGGAGAGGAGGCGTGAAGAGGATCAGCGGTCTCATTTATGAGGAGACCAGAGGCGTTCTCAAGATTTTCCTCGAGAACGTGATTCGCGATGCTGTGACCTACACTGAGCACGCCAGAAGGAAGACTGTGACCGCTATGGATGTTGTTTATGCCCTCAAGAGGCAGGGAAGGACTCTCTATGGTTTCGGTGGTTGA